The Nonlabens sp. Hel1_33_55 genome contains the following window.
CCATTCCATTGGTTTAGACTGATTGTTTTTTTTGAAAATCATGGGTTTTTTAACATCCCTTGGATTATACATCCTAATTCCTTTTTCATTTAATGAGTGACAAAACATTAAAATCCCGAAAGTCCATAGTGAACTGTTTTCAAATTCTTCAAAACCTATGAGCTCTTCAATTTTACTTTTTTCATCAAGGTCAATGTGATCTATAAAGGTTTTAATTTTTTTAGGACTGATCAAATTTGATTTGTATTCATCATAGTTGAGTGCGCTTCTGAATTCTTCGGCCGTTCTTTCATAATTTTTATTATGAAGAATATTTGCAAGCTTGCGTTTTTTTGCTGCTTTAAATCTTCCCCATTTTCCTTCACCTTGCCAGAACTCCAATAGTTTATAAGCTTCTAGTAAAGTGAACCCTTTACGCTTTGATAAATTGTTCTCTTTAATGAAATCACCAAAGTACTTATTAAAGGTGGTTCTTGATTTTACACCAATGATGTCACCAATCAAAGACCGTGGGACACGGTCTCCAAACATAGGTTCCAAGTAGGCTATGATTTCTTCATTAGTTATCTGTGCAGAAGATATCTCTCTCAAATCAATTAAAGAACCAGCATTCAACAAGTAAATTAGAAAGCGTCTGAAAGATTTGAAGTTGTAGTTTAATAGGCAGATAAGTATGAACCAAAATGGAACTCCATTTTCAAACTTTCGTTTCTTTAAATCTTCTTCAGTCATAGATAAAGATGGTCGCAATTTTTCAAAATTGCGACCATTTAAAAAATTTACTTCTTTCCTTTTGAACTAGAGTATCCTGTTTTACCTGAACTTGTTCTGGGTGGATTGTTTCCTCTTCCGCTTCCTGATTTGTTTCCAGTTGTACTTGGTGCATTTTTTAATCCGCTTGACTTTGCCATGATTTTAAGTTTTAAATTAATGATGGTTCAAATATATAGGCACTTTTTTAAGTGGATTGTAAACTTTGGACGTAAGTGGACATTATAGAGGGTAACTCGATGATATTCTTATATATATTCCAAAAAATCATCAGTTGACTTGAAGTTTGTTCATTAAATTTTGGTTGTTATTACCCTATGCTATAATCATTAAAATTTCCCGTTAGACCCATTTGAAAACTAGCGACATTTCTTTTATCCATTTGAAGAGTAAATGTCATATTCCATCTCTTATTTTCATTATTACTTAAGTCTATCTTTTCAACCTCGTAAGTTTTTCTAACGCCTTGTATCTCTAAGATTGGGGGCATATTGACAACAATCTTGTTCTTCGGTTTCTTAATAGGTAAAACTATTTCGAGCATAGTTTTTCCGAAATAAGCGATCAATAAATATTGTGGATGATATTTATGCTGAACTGCAAGCTGCTTCAGCTCAAAATAGGGCTCTGGAAAAATCATTTGATCAGTATAGATTTGATACATGCATGGGAATATTTGTTTGGTCACATTATCACTGAAAAGTAGATGCTTCATCCATTGTTCTTTTTTCAGTTTTTTATCTGGCATTAGCGACAAAGCGATTTTCAAAAACACTTTATAAATGTGGAATGGATTTGCACCGCCTAATCGGAAAGTCAATTTAGCTATTTCATCATCTAGAATTTTAAAGTCCTCGGCGGTCGCCAACTTACCTTTTAAGACCCCTAATTCGTCCATGAAAATTTCCGTAGGATAATCATAATCATCTAGCCTTGATTTGAACTTAGGTATTTTACTCTTTTTGTTTTTAATTTTACTTACTATCCTGATGGGTGTTAAGAAAGTTCCTACCGAACTTTCCCATCTACCAGACATTTTATTACAGTCATCACATTCAAAATCATTTAGAGTTGCATTTTTCCCAAATAACTCAGGAATTAAGTGAGATTGAGTTTTATTATTAGCTTTTAGTTGACTTCCACAAAAAATACATTCATCTGTATTTCTCATTATTGGATCCGCGGAGCTCCCGATTGTTCTGTAATTTAATAATAGATCTAATCTGGGATATATTTTAAGACCATTATAATCATAACCAATATATTCTTTCGGTTTTGGTGTCATATAAACTTCAATCAGTGAATAAAGAAAGCAGCCCGCTCAGGCTGCTTCTTTATATTTACTCTCTTTTTATCAAAGAGTAAATAGAACGCTTGTGTGTGAACTCCCGAGGAAGTCGTTATTTGAGCGGAGCGTATTTTAATATACTTCTTGGCTTTTCTTTGCTTCTAATTCTTTTCCAAAATTAAAATTATCCCATTTAGTAAACCAATATTTTTGGTAGTTTATTAGTTTAGATTTCAATCTGCCATCTGATGAGCTTATACTGAATAATGGAAACAGCTTGTTTTTAAAGGTTCTGTCTAAATAAGGACAACTAAGTAAATCGAAAAATAACATTACCAACTCGGCACTTTGAGTGCGATTCTCAACAGCGACATTTTTAATTTTGTTAATTATATACTGCTCTAATATTCTTCGTAGAGATTTATATCGCACCTTATTTCCTATATAGAAGAGAATAACAGTAATAGAAAAATAGTGCAATGGGAATGAGCATCTTTTATTTTTTATATCGATACCCATATAATAAGCAAGCACGTCTTGGTCAAGTCGATATTCGCGGCCTAGATCTTTTAAAGATAATAGTAAATAAAGTGTTTCTATTTGAATGTGCTCTTTCATTCGATCCTTTTTAAGCACTAAAAAGATTTCATCGTATACTTTTTTAAACACCTGATCTTGATGATCATTGTTCAGATATAACTTTGCAAACTGTATAATTTTGGCTGTGATTGAACACAATTTTATGGTGCTATTTACTCGTGGCTCTACGGCATAAATAAAGAAAGTTAAATCTAAAATTTCTAAAATGATTTTGCTTGTAAATAATCGATCACGATTAGTTTCTCCATTTATTTTTATAAATGCGACTACCTTATTGTCTATGCAACCTAAAGTGAAGTTTTGAATATCCTTGTACCTTACATCCGCACCTTTTACAATTATTTTGTATTCAGTGATAAGTTTATTAGAACTTACATAAAACGTTTCAGGAATAGTATCGCTATCCAGAGTATATGATAAGTTTTTATCTAAAAGTTTTACAATGTTAACTTTAGCTACTGTTATTCCTGTAAGTATGGGCTTCAAATACTCTTCGCTTTTTTCTTCGTTTAGACCGAGTTTATAATCTCTTAGTTTTAATCTAAACCTTCCGACCACTTCATCTTTTATGGCTTCATCATTGTAAAAAATGAAATAATCATCCACATAGCGATATATTTCATAGTCTCTTTTATGTATCAAAGGCGTTTCAAGCTGAAGCAATTGCTCATAGATGGTCTTGTCTATTTTTTGTAAAATAATCTCAGCAAAAATCCTTGAAAATTCTGGGCCAATGACTATTCCATTAGTTTCTCCGTAGTTAAGGTTTTGAATTAGCCGGTCAAATTTGCCTCCGAATGTGGAACTTGATTTACCAATGTTATGTTTGACTATCTCTTTTTCCAATAAAGCCCAACTTATAGAGTGTGAGTATATGCTATCAAAGCATTTTGAGATATCGAACTTATAGAGGTGTTTGTATTTTTTTTCACATCTGTGATATTTGTACGACTCATAGAATTTGTGAATATTGCTTATTTCTTTATAAGAAAAATAAGTTTTGAGATTTTCATACTCTTTGTCAAATTCTTCAACACCAGCTATTTCGTGATCTGGTGATAATGTATCATAATGTAATCTATCTTTAAAGTAAGAATACTGAGCAACTTTAAAAGGGTAACGGATTGAAAACTCACTTCGATTAGAGTAGTATAATATGAGATTTTTAAAATTGCTGTAAAATTCAACTACACATATTTGACTTTTGGGATGAACAACTGTAAGCTCTCTAAATTCCTTTTTTTTATGTGATATTTTGTACTGAAAGGGTATTGCTTTTAAAGCTCCTTTAGGCACATTAAGAGTGTAGCTAGAATTTGAGTCAGAAAGAATATATTTATCAGTAAGACCAAATAGTATTTTTATAATTGATTTAGTGGCTGGATCTGTATCATTCCAAAAAATCCTATCGTTTTCTACAATGACACCTTTATTACTTAAAAACTTATAAAAGAATCGATTTGAAAAGGTTGCTGGTGTTTCATAGGGTAGAACCTCAGATAAAACCACGCGCTGCTTTTTTGAAGTAATGGTACTTTTGTTTTTCTTCATTACTTCCAAATTTTCATTATTTCTCTAAATTGTACACCAGTAAAAGCTGAAAACCTCCTGTTTTCAAAACCATCTTGAAAAGTATATTTACAAAGTCTTTTTTTTAATGAGGCTGATGATAATTTTGTATGAATTTCTCTCTTTAATAAACCGTCCAACCTACCTATTTGATTTTTTTCAGTCAAGAAGTTATTAGAATAGTAAATACCAATTAATATTTTAGATTTATTATTTGCAAGTCTTGTATTACCTGTTAGAAAGCGAATTCGCCACACAAGTATTTTTCTTGCAAGTTTTTCATTAACCACGGATAAATTTGCGTAATTCTCAAATGAGGTCTCTATACGTGTCTTTAATTTATCATACTTACTTAAGGTCAGCTTAGTTTTGACGACTCCTTCTTTAATGATAAAGTTATAACCTAAAAAATCAAACCTATAGTTTTTATCATCTAGAATTTCTCTTGTCAATGTTTTGGCTGTATTAGTTAGTAAGTCGCTATTGTTTTCAATCGCGGAAGTTATCTGTCCAAGGTAGTCTACCTTAGGCTTATTTGGATTTGGTAGCAGGATAATTATAATATCATCAACGTAGCGAGCATAATAAATAACATCGGGTTGTTGCCTTATTATTTGGTCAATCTTACGCATGTATATTTCTGCCAAATAAGCACTTATACCAATACCACGCGGGACCCCAACGTGACTGCCTGATAAATCTCTATAACTTCTTAGGACTTGATTAATTAGCTTGCGAGACTTTGGCGTAAGTAGATTATCTTGATTTATTTTTTTACGTAATGTTGTATGATCAATTGACTCATAAAAGTTTTTGATATCTGTCCTAACAATAATTTTTGGAAAGTTATTTTCTAATAATCCCTTTAGTTGATCTACAATCATATTGCGGTCGGACTGTTTGACACCATACAAACGTGATAAATTGAATTGTAACTGTTTAATTGCAAAAAAAAATTCTGGCGTACTATCTATTGTATATAGATTTTTACCGCCAGGGATTTTTATTTGTTTCAGAGCTATCTTAAATTTTGTTTCGGCAATATTTGAGCTGATTGCGTTCAAAACAGCTTCTACTTCTAAATCTCTATTCTTTCTTATTTGCTCTTTAACTTCATTGAAAAAAATATGTAAATCTTTACGACCTATTTTT
Protein-coding sequences here:
- the drt3b gene encoding antiviral reverse transcriptase Drt3b, with amino-acid sequence MKKNKSTITSKKQRVVLSEVLPYETPATFSNRFFYKFLSNKGVIVENDRIFWNDTDPATKSIIKILFGLTDKYILSDSNSSYTLNVPKGALKAIPFQYKISHKKKEFRELTVVHPKSQICVVEFYSNFKNLILYYSNRSEFSIRYPFKVAQYSYFKDRLHYDTLSPDHEIAGVEEFDKEYENLKTYFSYKEISNIHKFYESYKYHRCEKKYKHLYKFDISKCFDSIYSHSISWALLEKEIVKHNIGKSSSTFGGKFDRLIQNLNYGETNGIVIGPEFSRIFAEIILQKIDKTIYEQLLQLETPLIHKRDYEIYRYVDDYFIFYNDEAIKDEVVGRFRLKLRDYKLGLNEEKSEEYLKPILTGITVAKVNIVKLLDKNLSYTLDSDTIPETFYVSSNKLITEYKIIVKGADVRYKDIQNFTLGCIDNKVVAFIKINGETNRDRLFTSKIILEILDLTFFIYAVEPRVNSTIKLCSITAKIIQFAKLYLNNDHQDQVFKKVYDEIFLVLKKDRMKEHIQIETLYLLLSLKDLGREYRLDQDVLAYYMGIDIKNKRCSFPLHYFSITVILFYIGNKVRYKSLRRILEQYIINKIKNVAVENRTQSAELVMLFFDLLSCPYLDRTFKNKLFPLFSISSSDGRLKSKLINYQKYWFTKWDNFNFGKELEAKKSQEVY
- a CDS encoding HNH endonuclease yields the protein MRNTDECIFCGSQLKANNKTQSHLIPELFGKNATLNDFECDDCNKMSGRWESSVGTFLTPIRIVSKIKNKKSKIPKFKSRLDDYDYPTEIFMDELGVLKGKLATAEDFKILDDEIAKLTFRLGGANPFHIYKVFLKIALSLMPDKKLKKEQWMKHLLFSDNVTKQIFPCMYQIYTDQMIFPEPYFELKQLAVQHKYHPQYLLIAYFGKTMLEIVLPIKKPKNKIVVNMPPILEIQGVRKTYEVEKIDLSNNENKRWNMTFTLQMDKRNVASFQMGLTGNFNDYSIG
- the drt3a gene encoding antiviral reverse transcriptase Drt3a, producing MLDQSFSGKNFRIIFDIANRNGLFVEDKLGLTSIRAFTNDIKIYGNLAKHNKKIGRKDLHIFFNEVKEQIRKNRDLEVEAVLNAISSNIAETKFKIALKQIKIPGGKNLYTIDSTPEFFFAIKQLQFNLSRLYGVKQSDRNMIVDQLKGLLENNFPKIIVRTDIKNFYESIDHTTLRKKINQDNLLTPKSRKLINQVLRSYRDLSGSHVGVPRGIGISAYLAEIYMRKIDQIIRQQPDVIYYARYVDDIIIILLPNPNKPKVDYLGQITSAIENNSDLLTNTAKTLTREILDDKNYRFDFLGYNFIIKEGVVKTKLTLSKYDKLKTRIETSFENYANLSVVNEKLARKILVWRIRFLTGNTRLANNKSKILIGIYYSNNFLTEKNQIGRLDGLLKREIHTKLSSASLKKRLCKYTFQDGFENRRFSAFTGVQFREIMKIWK